One window of Cohnella hashimotonis genomic DNA carries:
- a CDS encoding ABC transporter ATP-binding protein, whose product MSAEPLLRIRGLRTYFHTERGRLAAVDGVSFDVGKGEIVGIVGESGCGKSATAQSVLRLFDEKRLASYEGEIDYDGTDLLRLSPKQMRDIRGNEISMIFQDPLSSLNPVHTVGQQIVETLRLHRPIGKKEAAARAIELLRMTGIPAPERRAREYPHQLSGGMRQRVMIAIALACEPKLLIADEPTTALDVTIQAQILELIAGLNRRLGMSVMLITHDLGVVAEACTRVVVMYLGQVVEAADVRTLFAKPLHPYTIGLMRSVPRLDGDRTQELPAVPGSVPTLGQVSPGCRFASRCAFADDRCRSEMPELETLPGTDTQVRCWYAGQIAEGRLADANRER is encoded by the coding sequence ATGTCGGCCGAACCCCTTTTACGCATCAGAGGACTGAGAACATACTTTCACACGGAGCGGGGCCGGCTGGCCGCGGTGGACGGCGTATCGTTCGACGTGGGCAAGGGCGAGATCGTCGGCATCGTCGGCGAATCCGGCTGCGGCAAGAGCGCGACCGCCCAGTCGGTGCTGCGGCTGTTCGACGAGAAGCGTCTCGCCAGCTATGAAGGCGAGATCGACTACGACGGCACGGACCTGCTGCGATTGTCGCCGAAGCAGATGCGCGACATTCGCGGCAACGAGATCTCGATGATTTTCCAAGATCCGCTCAGCTCGCTGAATCCCGTCCATACGGTCGGACAGCAGATCGTCGAGACGCTCCGGCTGCACCGGCCGATCGGCAAGAAGGAGGCCGCGGCGCGCGCAATCGAGCTGCTGCGCATGACCGGCATTCCCGCGCCGGAGCGCCGGGCGCGCGAGTATCCGCATCAGCTGTCCGGCGGCATGCGGCAGCGCGTCATGATTGCGATCGCGCTTGCTTGCGAGCCAAAGCTGCTCATCGCGGACGAGCCGACGACCGCGCTGGATGTCACGATCCAGGCGCAGATCCTCGAGCTGATCGCGGGCCTGAACCGCCGACTCGGCATGAGCGTCATGCTGATCACGCACGACCTTGGCGTCGTCGCCGAAGCGTGCACCCGCGTTGTCGTCATGTATTTGGGCCAGGTGGTCGAAGCCGCCGACGTGCGCACGCTGTTCGCGAAGCCGCTTCATCCGTACACGATCGGCCTTATGCGGTCCGTGCCCCGGCTGGACGGAGACCGGACGCAGGAGCTGCCGGCGGTGCCGGGCAGCGTCCCGACGCTTGGCCAAGTGTCGCCGGGCTGCCGCTTCGCTTCGCGGTGCGCCTTCGCGGACGACCGGTGCCGTTCCGAGATGCCCGAGCTCGAGACGCTGCCGGGCACCGATACGCAGGTGAGATGCTGGTACGCGGGACAGATCGCCGAAGGGAGGCTGGCGGATGCCAACCGTGAACGTTAA
- a CDS encoding CBO0543 family protein, producing MHAGNWFAYSSAAAAVAALIFSPKRLTGKEIYITYFVMIALTIYTDLSFGLLLDLYDFINPDVSLSDLILQIALPPTAGVLALNFMPSGPKLFVLYLVAAVAAALFFEWLSIKTGYLVYKGWSLYYSSAVYFLGLLFLRWHLRFMRKEG from the coding sequence ATGCATGCCGGAAATTGGTTTGCCTATTCCAGCGCCGCAGCGGCCGTCGCCGCGCTGATTTTTTCGCCAAAGCGACTAACCGGGAAGGAAATTTATATCACGTATTTCGTCATGATCGCGCTCACGATCTATACCGATCTCTCATTCGGTTTGCTGCTCGATCTCTACGATTTTATCAATCCCGACGTGTCTCTGTCCGATCTCATCCTGCAGATCGCGCTCCCGCCTACCGCCGGCGTATTGGCTTTGAACTTCATGCCGTCGGGTCCAAAGCTGTTCGTGCTTTATCTAGTTGCAGCAGTCGCCGCGGCTCTCTTTTTCGAATGGCTGTCGATCAAGACGGGGTATCTGGTGTATAAAGGGTGGTCGCTTTACTATTCCAGTGCGGTTTACTTTCTTGGCCTGCTGTTCTTGCGATGGCATCTTCGTTTTATGCGTAAAGAAGGCTGA
- a CDS encoding Gfo/Idh/MocA family protein translates to MAGFSIDRPAGEAADAQVAQGAGQTRRLGVVGLGGMAMAHIDGLLKLEGIAISAICDVQQTALDEVGERLGIPSERRHTDYSRLIADEAVDAVVSVTPNALHAEVMRLCLLAGKPFLSEKPFTRTFEEAEELNALFATHPVPAMIGFSYRYTPAFRLVKRMLDEGRIGAVRSFSIQYLQGWGAAVYKTPYVWRFDRNVTGTGTLGDLGAHMIDLAHYLFGTFEELSARLQTLIPERTDPRTGEPRTVEVDDFASFQSLMTNGAAGLFQTTRNAIGSGNQLEVSIFGDEGTLMASTERPEEIAWIRVDAETGELVREIRRSPQRERLNQWQDFAAMLAGVPGPGLPDFAVGYENQRVLEAIVRSHEEKRTISLR, encoded by the coding sequence ATGGCAGGTTTTTCGATCGACAGGCCGGCGGGAGAGGCTGCGGACGCACAGGTTGCGCAGGGAGCCGGCCAGACGCGGCGTCTGGGCGTCGTGGGGCTGGGCGGCATGGCAATGGCCCATATCGACGGCCTCCTCAAGCTGGAGGGAATCGCGATCTCGGCGATCTGCGACGTGCAGCAAACCGCCTTGGACGAAGTCGGCGAGCGTCTCGGCATTCCGTCCGAGAGACGCCATACGGATTACAGCAGGCTGATCGCGGACGAAGCCGTCGATGCCGTCGTCTCGGTCACGCCGAACGCGCTGCACGCAGAGGTCATGCGTCTGTGTCTGCTGGCAGGCAAGCCGTTTTTATCCGAAAAGCCGTTCACCCGTACGTTCGAAGAAGCCGAGGAGCTGAACGCGCTGTTCGCGACGCATCCGGTGCCCGCGATGATCGGCTTCAGCTATCGCTACACGCCGGCGTTCCGGCTGGTCAAGCGGATGCTGGACGAGGGCCGCATCGGCGCGGTGCGCAGCTTTTCGATCCAATACCTGCAGGGCTGGGGCGCGGCCGTCTACAAGACGCCGTACGTCTGGCGCTTCGACCGCAACGTCACCGGCACGGGGACGCTCGGCGATCTCGGCGCGCATATGATCGATCTGGCGCACTATCTGTTCGGGACGTTCGAGGAGCTATCCGCGCGCCTGCAGACGCTGATCCCCGAACGGACCGATCCGCGCACGGGCGAGCCGAGAACGGTGGAGGTGGACGACTTCGCATCCTTTCAGTCGCTGATGACGAACGGGGCGGCAGGCTTGTTCCAGACGACGCGCAATGCGATCGGCTCCGGCAACCAGCTGGAGGTGTCGATCTTCGGCGACGAGGGGACGCTGATGGCGAGTACGGAGCGGCCGGAGGAGATCGCGTGGATTCGCGTGGACGCGGAGACGGGCGAGCTGGTGAGGGAGATCCGACGGTCGCCGCAGCGCGAGCGGCTCAATCAATGGCAGGACTTCGCGGCGATGCTCGCCGGCGTGCCGGGACCGGGACTTCCGGACTTTGCGGTCGGTTACGAGAACCAGCGGGTGCTGGAGGCGATCGTCCGCTCGCATGAGGAGAAACGGACGATATCGCTGCGATAA
- a CDS encoding LLM class flavin-dependent oxidoreductase has protein sequence MKQIHLGVFEVNSVNHLTQGIWAHPDQNRVHYSKIEYWKNIAQLLERGKFDFMFFADTYGYPKARTELAFREATGLPGNDPMMLIPALAMVTKNLAFTMTTSTSYEAPYANARRFSSLDHVTDGRIGWNVVTTSNKSAADLFGREDLFLPHDERYDMADEYMDVSYKLFEGSWEDDAVRIDRENRVFTDPDKVHKIVHEGKYFKLTGYHAAEPSPQRTPVIFQAGSSERGRAFAAKHAEGVFLKAPTIEVLRDQVADIRRRAAEYGRDPAAVKVFTGLSVVVAPTKEEAERKHAEYLSYQSAEATLSSYAGVTGIDLTELDPDSYFENIHTEMGQTHTDRFTKHSKTKKTVREVADDFLKKGFRGLTVVGTPEEVADKIQDWVEETDVDGFNLEPYILPASYEDFIELVVPVLQERGLFKREYGEGTFRERLFGNGVARLPEHHPGAAFRDVSRLS, from the coding sequence ATGAAACAAATTCATCTTGGCGTATTCGAAGTGAACAGCGTCAACCATCTCACCCAGGGCATCTGGGCGCATCCCGATCAGAATCGGGTTCACTACAGCAAGATCGAGTATTGGAAAAACATCGCGCAGCTGCTCGAGCGGGGCAAGTTCGACTTCATGTTTTTCGCCGATACGTACGGGTATCCGAAGGCGCGGACCGAGCTCGCCTTCCGCGAGGCGACCGGCCTGCCGGGCAACGATCCGATGATGCTCATTCCCGCGCTGGCTATGGTGACCAAAAACCTCGCGTTCACGATGACGACCTCCACGAGCTACGAAGCGCCTTACGCCAACGCGCGCAGATTCTCCTCGCTCGACCATGTCACGGACGGCCGCATCGGCTGGAACGTCGTGACGACCAGCAACAAATCCGCCGCCGACCTGTTCGGCCGCGAGGACCTGTTCCTGCCGCATGACGAGCGGTACGACATGGCCGACGAGTACATGGATGTGAGCTACAAGCTGTTCGAGGGCAGCTGGGAGGACGACGCGGTGCGCATCGACCGCGAGAACCGCGTCTTCACCGATCCGGACAAAGTGCACAAGATCGTGCACGAGGGCAAGTATTTCAAGCTGACGGGCTACCACGCGGCAGAGCCGTCTCCGCAGCGGACGCCGGTCATCTTCCAGGCGGGCAGCTCGGAGCGGGGCCGGGCGTTCGCTGCCAAGCATGCCGAAGGCGTGTTCCTGAAGGCGCCGACGATCGAGGTACTGCGCGACCAGGTCGCCGATATCCGCCGCCGCGCCGCCGAGTACGGCCGCGATCCGGCCGCCGTGAAGGTGTTCACGGGATTGTCGGTCGTCGTCGCGCCGACGAAGGAGGAAGCCGAACGCAAGCACGCGGAGTATCTCTCCTACCAGAGCGCGGAGGCCACGCTGTCCAGCTATGCCGGCGTCACGGGCATCGACCTGACCGAGCTCGACCCCGATTCGTACTTTGAAAACATCCATACCGAGATGGGCCAGACACACACGGACCGCTTCACCAAGCACAGCAAGACGAAGAAAACCGTCCGCGAGGTGGCCGACGATTTCTTGAAGAAGGGGTTCCGCGGCTTGACCGTGGTCGGCACGCCGGAGGAAGTGGCGGACAAGATCCAGGATTGGGTCGAGGAGACGGACGTCGACGGCTTCAACCTGGAGCCGTACATTCTGCCGGCCTCCTACGAAGACTTCATCGAGCTGGTCGTGCCGGTGCTGCAGGAGCGCGGACTGTTCAAGCGGGAGTACGGGGAGGGCACGTTCCGCGAGCGGCTGTTCGGCAACGGCGTGGCCCGATTGCCTGAGCACCATCCGGGCGCGGCGTTCCGCGACGTGTCGCGGTTGTCCTGA
- a CDS encoding ABC transporter ATP-binding protein, whose amino-acid sequence MPTVNVKESQAELQAELRARPRAAAKGEPLLRVEGLKKHYNVAGQAGFRRSVVKAVDGVSFELREGETYGLVGESGCGKSTLGKSLLRLTEPSAGQAFYKGADLFKQSRQAMQKYRRELQMVFQDPFSSLNPRRIVGLALEEPLAIHGIGSAKERTHRAMEILRTVGLQMEHYYRLPHELSGGQRQRIGLARALILNPRIVICDEPVSALDVIIQSQVINLMQKLQRELKLTYLFIAHDIAVVRHISDRIGIMYLGKLVEEADTDSLFANPRHPYTQVLLSAVPVPDPTAKPERIVLEGDLPSPIDPPSGCAFHTRCPFAMDRCRTETPLYREVAPGHSAACHLT is encoded by the coding sequence ATGCCAACCGTGAACGTTAAGGAGTCGCAAGCCGAGTTGCAAGCCGAGTTGCGAGCACGGCCGCGAGCCGCCGCGAAGGGTGAGCCGCTGCTGCGCGTCGAGGGGCTAAAAAAGCATTATAACGTCGCCGGTCAGGCGGGCTTCCGCCGCTCGGTCGTCAAGGCCGTCGACGGCGTCTCCTTCGAGCTGCGCGAGGGCGAGACGTACGGCCTTGTCGGCGAATCCGGCTGCGGCAAGAGCACGCTGGGCAAGTCGCTGCTCCGCCTGACGGAGCCTTCCGCAGGTCAGGCGTTCTACAAGGGCGCCGATCTGTTCAAGCAATCGCGCCAAGCCATGCAGAAGTACCGCCGCGAGCTGCAGATGGTATTCCAGGACCCCTTTTCCTCGCTGAATCCGCGCCGGATCGTCGGCCTCGCGCTCGAGGAGCCGCTGGCGATCCACGGCATCGGTTCGGCCAAGGAGCGGACCCATCGGGCGATGGAAATCTTGCGAACGGTCGGCTTGCAGATGGAGCATTATTATCGGCTGCCCCACGAGCTGTCGGGCGGACAGCGGCAGCGCATCGGGCTGGCCAGGGCGCTCATCCTCAATCCCCGGATCGTCATCTGCGACGAGCCCGTATCCGCCCTCGACGTCATCATCCAGTCGCAGGTCATCAACCTGATGCAGAAGCTCCAGCGGGAGCTGAAGCTGACTTATTTGTTTATCGCGCACGACATCGCCGTCGTTCGGCATATCTCCGACCGTATCGGCATCATGTACCTCGGCAAGCTCGTCGAAGAGGCCGACACGGACAGTCTTTTTGCGAATCCCCGTCATCCGTACACGCAGGTGCTGCTCTCCGCCGTCCCGGTACCGGATCCGACCGCGAAGCCGGAGCGGATCGTCCTTGAGGGGGATCTGCCTTCGCCGATCGATCCGCCGTCCGGCTGCGCTTTTCACACCCGTTGTCCCTTTGCCATGGATCGCTGCCGGACCGAGACGCCGCTTTATCGCGAGGTCGCGCCGGGCCATTCTGCCGCGTGCCACTTAACCTAG
- a CDS encoding Gfo/Idh/MocA family protein: MAEQRIVKWGIMGPGGISDNFATELPHAPGAELVAVAGRSLDKAQAFAEKFGIPRAYGSCEELAADPDVEIVYIGTLHPIHKENALTLLRGGKSVLCEKPFTINAAEAKEIADLAREKGLFLMEAMWTRYLPAIVKVREWLDSGVIGDVRIVKAEFGFDAGWNPEGRLLNKEKGGGTLLDAGIYPVSFASMVYGGEQPSKIASSVVIGETGVDEQFSLLFEYGGGRTASLHGAVRLAMSNEAVIYGTKGRIVVPGFLFAKAATLHVNGEEPVDFKHELEPSGHFYQAIEAMECLREGRKESETLTVDETVRIMETLDRVREPWGLKYPTEA, encoded by the coding sequence ATGGCGGAACAACGCATCGTAAAATGGGGCATTATGGGGCCGGGGGGCATCTCGGACAACTTCGCCACGGAGCTGCCGCACGCGCCGGGCGCGGAGCTCGTCGCGGTAGCCGGACGCTCGCTGGACAAGGCGCAGGCCTTTGCCGAGAAGTTCGGCATCCCGCGCGCCTACGGCAGCTGCGAGGAGCTCGCGGCCGACCCGGACGTCGAGATCGTCTACATCGGCACGCTGCACCCGATTCACAAGGAGAACGCGCTGACGCTGCTGCGCGGCGGCAAGTCCGTGCTCTGCGAGAAGCCGTTCACGATCAACGCGGCCGAGGCCAAGGAAATCGCGGATCTGGCGCGCGAGAAGGGGCTCTTCCTTATGGAAGCGATGTGGACGCGTTATCTGCCCGCGATCGTCAAGGTGCGGGAATGGCTGGACAGCGGCGTCATCGGCGACGTGCGCATCGTGAAGGCGGAGTTCGGCTTCGACGCGGGCTGGAATCCCGAGGGGCGCTTGCTGAACAAGGAAAAAGGCGGCGGCACGCTGCTCGACGCCGGTATCTACCCGGTGTCGTTCGCTTCGATGGTATACGGCGGGGAGCAGCCTTCCAAGATTGCGAGCTCCGTCGTCATCGGCGAGACGGGCGTGGACGAGCAGTTCTCGCTGCTGTTCGAGTACGGCGGCGGCCGTACGGCTTCCCTGCACGGCGCGGTTCGGCTGGCCATGTCCAACGAGGCCGTTATTTACGGCACAAAGGGACGCATCGTCGTGCCGGGCTTCCTTTTCGCAAAAGCCGCTACGCTCCATGTAAACGGCGAGGAGCCGGTCGACTTCAAGCATGAGCTCGAGCCCTCGGGTCACTTCTACCAGGCAATCGAGGCAATGGAGTGTCTGCGCGAGGGCCGTAAGGAGAGCGAAACGCTGACGGTCGACGAGACGGTGCGCATCATGGAGACGCTCGACCGGGTCCGCGAACCGTGGGGGCTCAAGTATCCGACCGAAGCCTGA
- a CDS encoding acyl-CoA dehydrogenase family protein, giving the protein MTRKNETLEDAGLLSADEELLERSPSQRDLLARVRRLGIEAIGPAAIRIDREARYPHEAIDALKAAGLPGLCVPIAEGGGGAGYRGDAELLPLVLMELASWCSSTSQVFALHNTGVQLVHAMGDAEQRRFFFAEALAGHLFASFGSEAGADRMALASVLTRAEGGYLLNGRKIFATGSPGAKWAFWRSVSAEAAGSQDDRYMMPVVGLSGPGVTVIDDWDGIGQRGTGSGKVEAADVFVPDAHVMGGPGAYSAHAAYFAVQFHINFAAQFVGMAAGALREALAYVRERARPWPGASSAAEDPYTLLRVGDMSTRIAGARELVLRAARLLGTHDGGPELRRGIRLAASQAKIAATDAALDVTGGVFQVMGARAATRECGIDRFYRNARTLTLHDPVDRQRETAGREELAAAARWTSR; this is encoded by the coding sequence ATGACCCGGAAGAATGAAACGTTGGAAGACGCAGGGCTGCTGAGCGCGGACGAGGAGCTGCTCGAGCGCTCGCCGTCGCAGCGCGATCTGCTCGCGCGCGTGCGTCGGCTCGGCATCGAGGCGATCGGGCCGGCGGCGATCCGCATCGACCGCGAGGCGCGGTACCCGCATGAGGCGATCGACGCGCTCAAGGCCGCGGGGCTGCCCGGCCTGTGCGTGCCGATCGCCGAAGGCGGCGGGGGCGCAGGCTACCGGGGCGACGCGGAGCTGCTCCCGCTCGTGCTGATGGAGCTGGCCTCATGGTGCTCATCGACGTCGCAGGTGTTCGCCCTGCACAACACGGGCGTGCAGCTCGTCCATGCCATGGGCGACGCGGAGCAGCGGCGGTTCTTCTTCGCGGAGGCGCTGGCGGGCCACCTGTTCGCGAGCTTCGGCAGCGAGGCCGGCGCGGATCGCATGGCGCTGGCCAGCGTGCTGACCCGCGCGGAAGGCGGCTATCTGTTGAACGGTCGCAAGATCTTCGCGACGGGCTCGCCCGGGGCGAAATGGGCGTTCTGGCGCTCGGTGTCCGCCGAAGCGGCGGGCTCGCAGGACGACCGGTACATGATGCCGGTCGTCGGGCTGTCCGGGCCGGGCGTCACGGTTATCGACGACTGGGACGGCATCGGCCAGCGCGGCACGGGCAGCGGCAAGGTCGAGGCCGCGGACGTCTTCGTGCCGGACGCCCACGTGATGGGCGGACCTGGTGCGTACAGCGCACATGCCGCGTATTTTGCCGTTCAGTTCCACATCAACTTCGCGGCCCAGTTCGTCGGCATGGCCGCCGGCGCGCTCCGCGAGGCGCTGGCCTACGTCCGCGAGCGCGCGCGTCCATGGCCGGGCGCGAGCAGCGCCGCGGAGGATCCGTATACGCTGCTGCGCGTCGGCGACATGTCGACGCGCATCGCCGGCGCGCGGGAGCTCGTGCTGCGGGCGGCGCGGCTGCTGGGCACGCACGACGGCGGCCCGGAGCTGCGGCGCGGCATCCGGCTCGCGGCGTCCCAGGCCAAAATCGCCGCCACCGATGCGGCGCTCGATGTGACCGGCGGGGTGTTCCAGGTCATGGGCGCGCGTGCGGCGACGCGCGAATGCGGGATCGACCGCTTCTACCGCAATGCCAGGACGCTGACGCTGCACGACCCGGTCGACCGCCAGCGGGAAACGGCCGGCAGGGAAGAACTGGCCGCAGCGGCGCGCTGGACAAGCCGCTGA
- a CDS encoding AraC family transcriptional regulator yields the protein MLSIRADMVPSIRVAGFVSYRTPWLHFKRKTDEYILYFIKSGELHLTEDGTAFRLKRGEAVLLEPGYEHEGLEKHACDYYYIHFSHPDIRRQDDDDRDTVALARRTMLQQEAETREDGGDRGDGRYYLPKFMSFAGKPYVHQALHALGELLQLSGRRQYNRHLTALKFAELLVGLGRQHLLEALADSGGHGAKALVKVNALLEYIHRNYAQRITGEEIERDLGGNFDYLNRVFRQTTGLPIIRYINRVRIGHAKELMQATPLSFGEIGYLTGLGDPYYFSKVFRKHAGMSPTEYCRTVRENG from the coding sequence ATGCTGTCCATCCGCGCAGACATGGTCCCGAGCATCAGGGTCGCGGGGTTCGTCTCCTACCGGACGCCATGGCTTCACTTCAAACGGAAAACGGACGAATACATCCTGTACTTCATCAAAAGCGGAGAACTGCATTTGACGGAGGACGGCACTGCCTTCAGGCTTAAACGCGGCGAAGCGGTCCTGCTGGAGCCGGGCTATGAGCATGAGGGGTTGGAAAAGCATGCTTGCGATTACTACTACATACACTTCAGCCATCCGGATATTCGCAGGCAGGACGACGACGATCGCGATACGGTCGCGCTAGCCAGACGCACGATGCTTCAGCAAGAAGCGGAGACGCGAGAGGACGGCGGGGACCGCGGGGACGGGAGATACTATCTCCCCAAGTTCATGTCTTTCGCGGGCAAGCCTTATGTGCATCAGGCGCTCCATGCGCTCGGCGAGCTCCTGCAGCTAAGCGGACGCAGGCAGTACAACCGCCATCTGACCGCGCTCAAGTTCGCCGAGCTGCTCGTCGGTCTGGGGCGCCAGCATCTGCTCGAGGCGCTCGCCGACTCCGGCGGACACGGCGCCAAGGCGCTGGTCAAGGTCAACGCCCTGCTTGAGTACATTCACCGCAACTATGCGCAACGCATCACGGGCGAAGAGATCGAGCGCGACCTCGGCGGCAACTTCGATTACCTGAACCGCGTCTTCAGGCAGACGACCGGCTTGCCGATCATCCGGTACATCAACCGCGTCCGTATCGGACATGCCAAGGAGCTGATGCAGGCGACGCCGCTCAGCTTCGGCGAGATCGGCTACCTGACCGGGCTGGGCGACCCTTATTACTTCAGCAAAGTGTTCCGCAAGCACGCGGGCATGTCGCCTACCGAATACTGCAGGACGGTGCGGGAGAACGGATGA